Below is a genomic region from Homo sapiens chromosome X, GRCh38.p14 Primary Assembly.
ctgaggcacgagaattgcctgagccttggagacagaggttgcagtgagccatgatcacaccactgctctccagcatgggtgacagagccaacgctgtctcagaaaaaaaggttATATCTGGTATATGTAcgtgatggaatactattcagccatcaaaaagaatgaaatcctgtcatttgcagcaatacaGATGAAACAGGAGGTCACTATGTTaactaaaataagccaggcacagaatgaccaatactgcatgttgtcactcatatgggagagctaaaaaaaaatcgaTCACatgaagatagagaatagaatgatagagaccagaggctgggaagggtgaaGGACAAAGAGAAGTGGTTTAAAGAGTACAAACATACAGTAAGCTTAAAGGAGTACATTCAACGtctgatagcagagtagggtgaccaAAGCTAACAAAATGTATTGTACTCAGGAGATGGACACTGTAAGTATGCTGTTTGATCGTTATTCAGtgtatacatgtaacaaaatttcacacATACCCCATACATTTGTACAAATTAAAAAgtaagggccaggcacggtggctcacgcttataatcccagcactttggaaggcagaggtgggaggatggcttgagcccaggaattcaagaccagcttgggccatatagtgagacattgtctcaaaaaaaaaaaaaaaaaaaaatgagacattagaaaaaggccaggcacagtggctcacttctgtaatcttagccctttgggaggccaagatgggaggattgtttgagcccaggagtttgagaccagcctgggcaacatagtgagaccccatctctacaaagaatgcaaaaaaaaaagtttaaaaaactgtcaataaaaaTGTACAGAATCCAATGGCGTGTATGTCAATGCTATTCGAGCCATCACATGACATCCACTTCGAGACTCTCATATGGGAAACCCAGCCACATGAAAAGGTTGGCTTCTGCAAAGCCGTCTCCTCCGAGGGTTGGTGTCTGAGATCCCAAAGATTATAAGGGGACTCTCAGATGCTCTGAGCAGTTAccgtgtcttttttttaaattaaactttatttttatttttttagcgacagagtctcactctgtcacccaggctgaagtacagtggtgtgatcattgcttactgcagcctcgacatccgaGGCTGAAGCgaacctcccaccttagcctcctgagtagctggcattgcaggcacacaccactatgcccggctaatgattttatttattgtagaacctgtcttcctatgttgcccaagctagtctaaAGCACCTGGGCTAaaagatcctcccatcttggcctcccgaagtgctaggatgacaggcatgagccatcgcgtcCGGCCCCATCTCCTCTTTAAGATGCGATGGTTGCTTACCTTTCAATATAGGAAACAGCTTCCTTTAGCATAAGACTCGCTGTTTTCTCCAGAACCATGGGTTGCTCCGTGACGTCATGGTTTCTCATCAGGATACAGTTCCAGCGTCGCACAAACCCGAAGGAGGAGTACCAAGAGATGAAAAACAGGCAGCCCACGCCGGCCATGCCGGTGACTGCTCTCGCGGAGACAGAGAAGAAACCGCAGGTCTGGCCGGCAGCCAGGGTGAGAATCCCCAGCGCCAGGAACTGGGTGTAACCCCAGAGCTGCGCCCTCAGGGCGGCGTCCACTTCGGGGGGCCTGCCTGGGTCACAGTCGTTTGTGAGCGTGAAGGGCATGCCGTAGAAATAGTCAAATCCGTGGTTCAGGGGGTGGTGGCAGTGATCCCCGCGGGATGCACAATTCACACCCTGGTGCCATTTTCCTAAAAGAAACGCAAATGTTCAACAGAGACCCGCTTTGAAGCAGCCCTGTCTGCTGCAAAGAACCTCGGAATCATTCCGCGTCGGCAGGAAAAGAAAAGTCTGCAAAGAGCAAAACTGGAAATGGAAAGGCAATGAATGGATTGGATACCTGTGTTTAAATGAACGCATTCTGATCCGTGAAGACTAACGAATGCATCCATGTCAGAACCCTTGGCAAGTGATTAAAGGTTTAAGactttcggccgggcgcggtggctcacgcctgtaatcccagccctttgggaggccgaggcgggcggatcacgaggtcaggaaatcgagaccatcctggctaacacggtgaaaccccgtccctactaaaaaaatacaatacaggtggcgggcgcctgtagtcccagctactcgggaggctgaggcaggagaatggcgtgaacctgggaggcggagcttacagtgagccgagatcatgccactgcactccagcctgggcgacagagccagactccgtctcaaaaaacaaaaatgaaaataaaagtaaaaattaaaaaaagtgagagagaaagaaagaataaatccaCCCTCAGAGTAGGAGACACACAGACTTCTACAGTATAAAGCActggccctgtaatcccagcactctgggaggccaaggtaggtggatcacttgaggtcaggagttcgagaccagcctggccaacatgctgaaaccctggctctactaaaaatgcaaaaaaaattagccaggcatggtggcacatgtctgtggtcccagctactcaggaggctgaagcaggagaatcgcttgaacccaggaggtggaggctgcagtgagttgcaatcgtgccactgcactccagtgtaggggacagagcaacactccatctcaaaaaaataaaaataaataataaataaaagaagaaaaaactttaaaaaaattcaaaataaaaataaagtggcagGAAACTTGAAAAGGAGGAACAATGGTTGTCCTTTAGAAAACCACAGCTTCGGACAAGTTAGGGTGTTGCGGCTCCTGTGAATGGGACAGTGGCTTTGAGTGTGAGAAAAGCACAGAGGGGAACTGGGGACCCTGCACAGAGATCCCACCACCAGGTCGGGGCGGGTGGCCTCACCACTGCGCTCCCACGTTCTCATGTGTATGACGGGGACAGCACCTCTAAACACACAGGCTGGGTAAGGAATGAAGGAGGTAACCAGCAGACTGCCTGGTGCTTGGCGGCATAAACCAAcatctccctcctttcctctccgtGCAGAAAGGAGTTTAAGGGGCAGGCCTGAGCTAGTGCCCCTTACAAAGGCTGGCTTGTAAGATTCCCCGTGGCTGGTGTTTGAGATCTGGATTTCCAATGGAGAAGTCACACCATTAAAATAATAAGCTGACTGTGCCTAAACTATATGCAAAAGCAACGTGGTTCATGCTAAACACCTCCTTTGgttctgggagtctggaattcGGGTGGGTGCCAGGCAGTGAGTGCCTGCAGGACCAGCCCCCAACAGAAACCCCTGGGCACTGATTCTCCCGGGAGCTTCCCTAATAGACAGCATTCCTTGCGTGTTGTTGAAACTCATTTCTGGAGGAATATGGTGCATCCTGTGTGATCCCACTGGGGGAGGATTCTTGGGAGCTTGTGTCTGGTTTGCCCTGGGCTTCATTCCGTGTAATTCCCATCACTGATTCTGCCTCACCTCCTTTGACTGTCATAAATCACCCATGAGCACAACTGCATGCCAAATCCTCCTAGCAACTTCCTGAACTTAAGGGTGCTCTTGGAGACCCCTGACATGCTGTCTGTTATAAAGAGGGTGTTCTGCCCCTGCCGGGGTTTATTGTCTAAAGGAAGGCAGTGTTTGTTAACTCTGGGGCTTTTGAGATGGTGAGTGGCCATGTAGAGAAGGATAATGTCTGAAGAAGGTCGTGATAAATGGGGACAAGCTGAAGACTGATAGgtccagagaagaaaagagggcaATCTCCTAGGATTttgaatttaagaagaaaaaaaaactcatgaaaaACTGGGGACAATCCAATAGGCATGAGATGGACCAGGCACCAACTTCTGATTCAGAGGACACAGGATTGTTTTCCTTTGCAGGAAAacgggatctttttttttttttttattctttgagacagagtctcgctttgtcacctagactggagtgcagtggtgtgatctcggctccctgcaacctccgcttcccgggttcaagcgattctcctgcctcagcctcctaagtagctgggactacaggcgtgcgccaccacgcctggcctgggatCTTTTTTATCACGAATATTCCCAACCACCGTATAATGTGAGGCTCCCACATATCCACACCTATGAGGCCGGTTGCATAGCCATGCTGCTGCAAGATTCTTGCAAAAGTGGTTTCGTTCTCAGGGAGTCCACCTGAGCCTGCGTTCCACTGAAGGGCCCGGTATCCATTGCTGGCGTCCATGCCTGTGGGGCAGAGAAGACAGGAAGAATTTACTTTCCTTTCTCTAGAGGAGCACTTCTCAACCAGAGGGATTTGGTGTCTGAGATCTGGATTTGTGCACCCGAGCCAGGCTGCTAttatctatcatccatctatcatGTATGGAGCTATCAATTATCTACCCATCTATCGTCtgtcatctatctacctacctacataCCTACCTACCTACCGACCTATCACACTATTCTCGAAATAATAAGCATGGCCAATGTCTGGAGATGTTTGTGGTGTCACAGCTCAGAAAGGGTGGTGTGTGGTGCTACTCGTATCGGGTGCGTGGAGCCGAGTGATGCTGCTCAAGACCCTACATACAGTGCACAGAACAGCCCCACCACAGAGAATCATCTAGCCCCAAATGTCCCTCATGCCAAAACAGAGACACCCCACCTTAGGATGACAGACGCCATGTGATCTATCATATGTCTATCTATCTGTTTACCTAGCTATCACCTGTCACCTGTCTATCTCAATATGGAtccatcatctatcatctatatctatccatctatctatgtatctattatctGTCATTATCATTAATCATCTAGCTATCAATCAGCTATcattatctatcatctgtctatcacTTATCTTTCTATCAtcattatctatcatctatcattatctatcaatcatctcTTATCTAGCTATCTagctatcaatcatctatcacgTCATGATCAATCATCTATCATTATGTATCATCATCATCTAGATATCTAGCTATCAATCATCCATTATCTATCATTATCATCCATCTAGCATGTATCTAGCTGtcaatttatctatctatctatctatcatctatcatctatctatatcacAATGATTCTCAACTTGGGGAAACTTTGCTCTCTCTAAGAGACACTTGGTCTTGTGATCAGTCATACTGGCTcggaataaacctctttaaaatattccaCAGACCTTGGTTTTTCTGTTCACATCCTAATGATCACAACTTTTATGTGTATGCACACAATACAATATTCCTTACATAAATACAAGGAAGACGATGAATTGCAGGTGATCTTTGTACCATTGCCCCTGTATCTTCACCATCAGTACTCAACTGTTACAGATGACAGAATGAGTGCACACAGATGTACCCATTTCTCCATCATCTCCGTGACACCAACCTGATCTGAAGGAATGTCTCCCTGTGAGGAATGCAGCTCGGCTTGGGGTGCAGAGCGGGGCGGCCGCCAGGTGCTGAGTGAGCCTCACACCTTCCTCTGCAAGCTGGTCAATATTCGGCGTTCTGAGCAAAGCACACAAATGTCATTGTTGGAAGGGAGACATGCATTTGGCTTAAGCAGATCCCTGCTCTGAAAGGCACAGGAATAGCTGCAAGGACTTCACCGGATTTCAGAATTAGTTGCATTATGGTCTCCTGCAGCGGTAGATTGACCCCATCCTAAGTTTGGTGTTGATGTTGAGATGGatgacatctctctctctctctctctctctcacacacacacacacacacaaagtatatGAGACAATTTATGACTCATATAACGAGGCTTTCTGGGGAGAGCAGGGCAGGCCTTCCAAGCTCATGTGAAATAAGGAAGCAAGGAAAGGAGATTTATGTTTTCAATTGTGGTGAGGGTGTGGGGCCGAGATGAGGGTTCCCATGCAAGGGTGGGGGCGTTTATGGTCTGAATCTGCCATCAGCACCAAAGGAGACAGTCCCTGTGCTTTCTTATCTGCTTGTCCAGATGGGGAACACAGACAGAAGAGGCTTAAAAGCTTTCATCATCAGATATCAAAAAACTgtgagggccgggcacggtggctcacgcccgtaatctcaactctttgggaggcctaggcgggcagatcacttgaggtcaggagttcaagacaaacctagccaacatggtaaaaccccgtctctactaaaaaaaatacaaaaattagtcaggcaaggtggtgcacacctgtaatcccagctactcgggaggctgagacaggagaatcgcttgagcccaggaggcggaggttgcagtaagccgagattgcaccactgcactccagcctgggtgaaagaacagagtgagaccgtgtctcaaaaaaaaaaaaaaaaaaaaaaaaaaaaagaaagaaaagaaaagaaagaaagaaagaaagaaagaaaaggagccaAAAGAGGTATCCACATAGAATGGAATCTATGGAATATGACTCAGCCACTGCAAGGCGTGAGGCACGGTACTGTGAAAGCCTCCTGACATAAAAGACCACAGGTTACATAATTCCATCTGTATGAAATGTCCCTAACAGGGGAATCTATAGAGATGGAAAGTATATTAGTGGCTGCCAGAGGCTGAGGGTTAGGGTGCTGAGAGAGTTGGAGGAGTGTtagctggggctgccataacaaagtcctACACACCTGGCCGCTTCAACACCAGATattggttgggcacggtggttcacgcctgtcatcccagcactttggggggctaaggtgggtggatcacttgaggccaggagttcgagacaagccttggcaacatagtgaaaacctgtctctacaaaaaatacaaaaattagctgggcgtggtggcatgtgcctgtagtctcagctactcaggaggctgaggtgagagcctaggagatggaggttgcagtgagctgtgatcatgccactgcattccagcctgggcaacagagtgagaccctgtctcaaaaaacaaaacaaaataaaacagaaaaacaaacccagtagacatttattctctcacatttctgggagctggaagtctgagatcaagcatgggcagggctggttcctcctgaggccacCACCCTGGGCTCGTAGacaccatcttctccctgtgtcctcaggTGGTCattgctctgtgtgtgtctgtgtcctcatctcctcttcttataaggaccccagtcctattggatcagggcccaccctagtgacctcattttacctgaATCACGTCTCtaaagactcagtctccaaatagagtcacagtctgaggtcctgggggtcaGGACTTCGACGTAGGCGTTTAGGGGACACAGATTCGCTCCTCGCTGGAGGTGATGGCTAAGGGGATGCAGAGTTTCTTTGGGGGTATGCAAATGCTCTAACATGGTTTGTGGTGACAGATGCACAGCTCCATGAATAGAATAAAAGTCCCTGAACTGTACACTGTAAACAGATGAACCGCATGTTCTGTGAATTACAACCAGGCCTGCTCAGGGTGTTCGAAAGGGGATCCCTGGACAGGGGgcagattgattgattgattgacttagagacagggtcttgctctgtggcccaggctagaatgcagtggcgcaacctcagctcaccataacctccacctcccgggctcaagccatcctccactctcagcttcctgagtagctgggactacaggcatgcgccaccacacctggctaattttttgtatgtttcatagagacagggttttgccatgttgcccaagctggtctcaaactcctgggctcaagtgatccaccttccttggcctcccaaaatgctgggatgacaggcgggagccaccgtgcccggcccacacaGGGCAGACTGCTGCAGGTGCTGCAATGTTCACTGCAAAGAAGGGAGGCCCTGCTCTGCGGGGACCGCTCCTGAGGTTGGCAGCTATTGAAAAGCAGATGCAGCCTGCATTCTGGGGCGGTCCTTCTAGGAGAAAAGCCCACCAAATGGAATAAGGAGCTTTCTCACCTTTTCTCCTGTTGCAGAAAGCACGTGAGCACCACTCAAGCGCTCTGCTGGTAAGGTTGGCATAGAGGCTACTACTCTGTGTTTGCACATGCCACTGCAGTGGGCTGAATGGGGGTCTGCGAACCGATCTGTCCACGTGCTGACCCCCCAAACCTGTGTGTGAGACCTTGCTTAGAAAAACTGTCTTTGGAGTTGTTATTAGGTATCccgagatgagatcatcctggtttAGAGAGGGCCCCAGATGCAATGGCCAGTGTCCTTCtgagagacagaggaggagacacagacacaggggAGAAGGCCGCATGGGGACGGAGGCACAaactggagtgatgtggccacaaagCCAGagatgcctggagcccccaggagctgggagaggcaggaagggtcCTCCCCTACAGCCTCTCAGGGAGCTCTGTTGGTGTCTTAATCTCCTCTTTTAGTAATCCATATCagattagggctcaccctaagGACCTCagtttaacttaattacctcttcaaagaccccatctctgaaaacgGTCACACCCTGAAGTACCGGCGGTTAGGGCTTCAACCTACAAATTTGGAGGAGGCCAGAATTTGGCCCACAACAGACGTTGTTTGCAAACGTCATCAACAGAAGATGAGATCTTTACAGCGGGCAGGCCTTGCTGCAATGGCCGGTGTCCTTATAGGatgaggagattaggacacagacgcAGAGGAGAAGGCCCcgtggagacggaggcagagactggagtgatgtggccacaagctcAGGGacacctggagcccccaggagctgggaaagTCCGGAAGGATCCTCCCATAGGGCCCCCAGAGGGAGCccggccctgcccacacctggatttAAGATTTCTGGTCTCCAGACCTGGGAGAACAAATTTCcgttgttttaagctacccatTTTGTGGTAGTAATACATTCACCCCCTCACCGCAGTTCCGCATGGTTTAAAAGGGCCTTTTTACCTGTTGGTAGTTTTTTGTTGAGTTCTGAGGCCCTAAGGAGTTTCCTAATTTCTCCAGGCAGATTTTAAATGCACCATTCCGTCAAACTCACATAACATCATCACCAATAGCAACAACCAACTGTACCTCAGTGTATTGTTCCCGTAGCAACCGAGATCCCCAGTGCCTAGATCATCCGCCATGATCAGTAGGATATTTGGTTTAAAGGCATttgcagttttaggttcacacgTCTTCAGAAGCAAGCATAAAAACAGTAGCACCGGCAAAGAGTCCCTGGAGAGAAAAGCGAAACACAGAAATGACTATCTACAATTTGGCAAGGGAAGTAGGCATTTCAAGGCAGCTCGCTGGGAAGGCGAAGGTCTTACCACTAAATTAAGACGTTCAGCTTTATGGGAGGTTATTGTCTTGGCCTGAATTCCTGCACTGGTGTCCCTGGGCCAAACCGAGGGTCAGACTGCTATTTCTTGTGACCCAATAGCGAGATGCAGATGAATTGGGAAAGAAGAGAGTTTTTAATTCTGTAACCAGTTACAGGAGGAAGGCCTGGAAATTCTCTCCcaaccaactcaaaattacaaagctttccagagcttatataccttcaaAGCTATATGTCTAAGTGTAAGTGTGCAtttatctaaagacataagtgattaacttcttctaATCTGTAATTAagatctgagtcctgaagaccttcctctggagcctcggTGAATTGACTTAATCTagatgggtccaggtgctggggtgattacccttatcttgtctcctgctaaatcacagAGTTCTGGGGAGTTCCTTTAGTCCCCAACAAAGCTTGTTTGTGGAggtctggggagtttcttcagacccacaataaaacttgtttaatcctaaatgggtcctgttaagaattccttcgttatcttgtcatgcttcaaAGGCCCAGGAGAGGCCTGGGCAGAACTCTTGGTGTGCTTTTGTTACATCCCAGCCTGTGCATAAAGGCGCTGGTTGTTTCAGCTTTTAGTATGTAACTTCAcactcagtcagtgctgaaacagttgttacGGAGGCCTgcattagtgagacctggcctgccacactaGACCATACAGGTCAGAACAAACTGgaatggagtcacttgtgttaACTGCCACATCGTCAAGCTGAACAGGGAAACAGGTCAGTTTTCCAAAAAACAGAAGATTTGAGTAAGCAAGAAGAAGATGTGTAGTTCATCTGAGCTAACAAAGTCTCCCGTGCTTTAACCCTGTaagaaaagtaactttgaaacaaccaatctgctttattattcttttttttcttttttttgagatggggtcttgctgtgctgcccaggctgtagtggcaTGATGGTGgcttacagcaacctctgcctgattctgaggtgggaggattgattcaAGCAGTCCTTGAACTGCAGTGGATAGGTGGTGTCTTAGTGTTGGGGGATCGTGGCTGTGCTCTCCGGGGAGGACGCGAACGAGGGGTGTGTCTCAGGGTGTGTGAGGGGACACGGCTCTActggggggcaggggaggaatAAGGCCATGGGGAGGGATCCGGTGTGGCCAGCAGGGCAATGGCCGCGGAAGGGGACAGGACGGGGCGTGTCTTGGAGGGTGGCGAGAGGCACGGCAgtgctgctgaggcaggagaatagggtctggaggcagggaacctaaggctttCCATGCCGACTTCCTAGAagtaaattgaaaggaaaatcctaactttccttttttttttaattttaatttttattattattttttgagatggagtttcactcttgtcgcccaggctgcagttcaatggcatgatccgggctcactgcaacctccacctccagggttcaagcgattctcctgtctcagcctcctgagtagctgggatcacaggtgcctgccaccacgcccggctaatttttttgtaattttagtagaggcccggcctaatttttgtatttttagtagagacgggatttcaccatattggccatgctggtctcaaactcctgacctcaggtgatccacccgtctcggcctcccaaagtgctgggattacaggcatgagccacctcgcctggcggGAAAATCCTAACTTTCCatgcctaagtaacaaaaggaccgaAGGCTTCCCTTTGACCTTTTCTATTGGGTAGATAGTAGACTGGCTGTCTGCAACCAATCGGACTGATTTCGGGTCTAGTCTTCGTGTGCAACTTTGTGACTTCACCCTAGTCTCTGATTAGTTGGGTTttgcaaccaatcagatgtttgcacaGGAGTGTGACCTTTGTAACTTCACCCTTTGGTTGGCTGCTgcctgcaaccaatcagactgatcgCGGGCCACCACTTCAGTTACATGAGGTGAGCAtgaagtggccaatgggaaacttCTAGGGGGTATTTGGACCCAAGAAGATTATGTACCCGGGCCCTTGAGCCGCTGCTTGGTCGGCTCCCACACTGTGACGTGtccttttgttttcaataaatccctgctttccttcttttgttgcttcattctttctttgctgggcgttttgtccaattctttgttcaaaacgccaagaacctggacaacttgcagTCACGACCCTCTACCGGTGGCACTGGGGCGCAAATGAAGCTGGGAATGCAGGACCCGGCGCATCTGAGGAAGTGCAGCGGGGCATGGCGGTGCTAGAGGGTGGGGACATGGAGGCGGCACAAGGCCAAGGCGCCGGGGGATGGCCAGAGGGAAGTAACGGCCGCGCTTGTGGTGGAGATGGGGACGGGACAGAGAAGTCTTGGGGGGTGACCGGGGTAGGCACGGCGGTGCTGGGGGGAGGGCGCCCAATGAAGCCCACGGGGGGGAAAGGGGCGTGTCTTACCGAGCGTGTTGGGGGAGTCACAGCCGTGCTTGGGAGGATGGGGTCTGGGGGAAGGACGGGGCGCGTCTTAGTGGGATGAGGGGGAGGGCACAGCCGTGCTGGGAAGGCAAAGGGCCGGGGGGCGGGATGGAGCATGTCATGGTGGGGCCGAAGAGGCGGGGGGCGGGAAGGGGCCTTCTTAGAAATCGGGAGGGCGTCACAGCTGTGCTCGGGAGGACGGGGCGTTGGGGAGGGACAGGGAGCGTCTTAGTGGACCCGGGGAACACGGCCGTGCTGGAAGGCATCGAGCTGGGGGGTTGGGGGCGGGACGGGGTGCCTCTTAGGAAGTGGGGCGGGCAAGGCTACGCTTCGGGGGATGGAGCCTTGGGGCGGGACGGGGCGCGTCTTAGTGGGGCAGAGCGGGGGGCGCGGTTCGGGGCGGGTCTTAGGGAGCCTTTGAAGGCCGAATCCGGGCAGCGGTGTAGCTGGGCGTGGAAGGCGGAGGACCCAGCAGGGCGTGACCGGCCCAGTTTCCGCTCCCTCCGGGTCCCGGCCAGCCTTCCTCcgccctcccttcccttcctcctttgtTCTCTTTCCCTGCCCTTCCGCCTTCCCTTCAGTTCGGTCTCCTCCACCCGCCCTTCGTCCCCTCAGTCGCCCCCCATCCCTGGGCTCTGCTGTCTGGCGTCTTTCCCGGGCACAGAACGCGCCTCCAGCTACATTTTGGAGACTACAAGGCGCCGGACACAACCACGCCCTTTACAGGGGCCCAGGCTCGCCCGGGGCGCCCCTCGCCGTGCTCGCGaccccctccccaggcccccaccctAGGCCTTAGTATGGGCCGCGTCCCGGGGTCCCAGGCACCTGGCGGCGGGCGCGGCGCGTCCCCTCCGCGCGGCGGATCGCATGGCCGAGCGCTGGCCCAGAGCGCAGGACCTTGCCCTGCGCACTCCGCGCCCGGGCGCCGCTAGTGCCAAGGCTTCCGCCCTCTCAGCTGCGGGATCTGGGCCGGGCGCCCGCCCCTCCTTCATCCGCGTCATCTCCTGGCTCTCGGGACCTCCGGGACCTGCGCGTGGAAACAGGTTTTCCCAGGTCGTCACA
It encodes:
- the ARSD gene encoding arylsulfatase D isoform X3, encoding MRSAARRGRAAPAARDSLPVLLFLCLLLKTCEPKTANAFKPNILLIMADDLGTGDLGCYGNNTLRTPNIDQLAEEGVRLTQHLAAAPLCTPSRAAFLTGRHSFRSGMDASNGYRALQWNAGSGGLPENETTFARILQQHGYATGLIGKWHQGVNCASRGDHCHHPLNHGFDYFYGMPFTLTNDCDPGRPPEVDAALRAQLWGYTQFLALGILTLAAGQTCGFFSVSARAVTGMAGVGCLFFISWYSSFGFVRRWNCILMRNHDVTEQPMVLEKTASLMLKEAVSYIERHKHGPFLLFLSLLHVHIPLVTTSAFLGKSQHGLYGDNVEEMDWLIGKVLNAIEDNGLKNSTFTYFTSDHGGHLEARDGHSQLGGWNGIYKGGKGMGGWEGGIRVPGIFHWPGVLPAGRVIGEPTSLMDVFPTVVQLVGGEVPQDRVIDGHSLVPLLQGAEARSAHEFLFHYCGQHLHAARWHQKDKR
- the ARSD gene encoding arylsulfatase D isoform X1, with the protein product MRSAARRGRAAPAARDSLPVLLFLCLLLKTCEPKTANAFKPNILLIMADDLGTGDLGCYGNNTLRTPNIDQLAEEGVRLTQHLAAAPLCTPSRAAFLTGRHSFRSGMDASNGYRALQWNAGSGGLPENETTFARILQQHGYATGLIGKWHQGVNCASRGDHCHHPLNHGFDYFYGMPFTLTNDCDPGRPPEVDAALRAQLWGYTQFLALGILTLAAGQTCGFFSVSARAVTGMAGVGCLFFISWYSSFGFVRRWNCILMRNHDVTEQPMVLEKTASLMLKEAVSYIERHKHGPFLLFLSLLHVHIPLVTTSAFLGKSQHGLYGDNVEEMDWLIGGKGMGGWEGGIRVPGIFHWPGVLPAGRVIGEPTSLMDVFPTVVQLVGGEVPQDRVIDGHSLVPLLQGAEARSAHEFLFHYCGQHLHAARWHQKDSGSVWKVHYTTPQFHPEGAGACYGRGVCPCSGEGVTHHRPPLLFDLSRDPSEARPLTPDSEPLYHAVIARVGAAVSEHRQTLSPVPQQFSMSNILWKPWLQPCCGHFPFCSCHEDGDGTP
- the ARSD gene encoding arylsulfatase D isoform beta precursor (isoform beta precursor is encoded by transcript variant 2) codes for the protein MRSAARRGRAAPAARDSLPVLLFLCLLLKTCEPKTANAFKPNILLIMADDLGTGDLGCYGNNTLRTPNIDQLAEEGVRLTQHLAAAPLCTPSRAAFLTGRHSFRSGMDASNGYRALQWNAGSGGLPENETTFARILQQHGYATGLIGKWHQGVNCASRGDHCHHPLNHGFDYFYGMPFTLTNDCDPGRPPEVDAALRAQLWGYTQFLALGILTLAAGQTCGFFSVSARAVTGMAGVGCLFFISWYSSFGFVRRWNCILMRNHDVTEQPMVLEKTASLMLKEAVSYIERHKHGPFLLFLSLLHVHIPLVTTSAFLGKSQHGLYGDNVEEMDWLIASDFMSSSEVTESEAIKLMFRTMQTRCLPSMAFKKPWRGPVRLQILKRA